The DNA segment GCGTAAGCATGTCTGCGATCGGATCAGTCATGGTCATGAATTGGCCTTCGGCCTCTCTCGCCGGGGTTTCCTGGTGCGCCATCCCTCTCCCCGATCCGAGACGGGACGGGTGCGGCGCGGTGGACCTACGGCGTAGTAAGTCGTACGGGCGACTGTCAGGCGCCCAACCCTCCAAGCCTAAGCCATGGAAGGGAGGGCGCCTGACACGCCCAGTGCTTACCGAGAGCCTCTGGAATCCCTAAAAGCGGGACTACCAGGAGCTCTTGGTCACGCCCGGCAGCTCGCCACGGTGAGCCATCTCACGAAGGCACACGCGGCACAGGCCGAACTTGCGGTACACGGAGTGGGGACGGCCACAACGCTGGCAGCGCGTGTAGCCACGCACGCCGAACTTGGGCTTGCGAGCAGCCTTCGCGATCAGAGCCTTCTTCGCCATCTCGCTCACGCCTCCTTGAAGGGGAAGCCGAGGTGACGAAGGAGCGCACGGCCCTCAGCGTCGTTGGTCGCCGTGGTCACCACGGTGATGTCCATACCCCGGGTGCGGTCGATCTTGTCCTGGTCGATCTCGTGGAACATGACCTGCTCGGTGAGACCGAAGGTGTAGTTGCCACGGCCGTCGAACTGCTTGGGGGACAGACCACGGAAGTCGCGGATGCGCGGCAGCGCGAGCGACAGGGTGCGGTCCAGGAACTCCCACATGCGGTCGCCACGGAGCGTGACGTGGGCACCGATCGGCTGGCCCTCACGCAGCTTGAACTGCGCGATGGACTTGCGGGCCTTGGTGACGGCCGGCTTCTGACCGGTGATCGTGGTGAGGTCGCGGATGGCGCCCTCGATCAGCTTGGAGTCGCGGGCGGCGTCGCCCACACCCATGTTGACCACGATCTTGACGAGGCCGGGGATCTGCATGACGTTCTCGTACTTGAACTCGTCACGCAGCTTGCCCGCGATCTCCTCGCGGTACTTCGTCTTGAGACGCGGAGTGGTGGTGGTAGCCATCAGATGTCCTCACCCGTCCGCTTGGCAACGCGAACCTTGTTGCCCTCGTCGTCGAAGCGGTAACCGACACGCGTGACGACCTTGTTGCCGTCCTTCTCAACGACCAGCTGGACGTTGGAGACGTGGATCGGCGCCTCGGTCGTGACGATGCCGCCGGCCTGCGAGCCCTTGGCAGTCGGGCCGGCCTTGGTGTGCTTCTTGACCCGGTTGACACCCTCGACCAGGACACGCTCGTCGCGCGGGTAAGCGGCAATGACCTTGCCCTGCTTGCCCTTGTCCTTACCGGTGATGACCTGGACCAGGTCGCCCTTCTTGATCTTCATGCTTACAGCACCTCCGGCGCGAGCGAGATGATCTTCATGAACTTCTTCTCGCGCAGCTCACGGCCTACGGGGCCGAAGATACGGGTGCCGCGAGGGTCGCCGTCGTTCTTCAGAATGACGGCGGCGTTCTCGTCGAAGCGGATGTACGAGCCGTCCGGACGGCGGCGCTCCTTGACGGTGCGAACGATGACGGCCTTGACGACGTCACCCTTCTTCACGTTGCCACCGGGGATCGCGTCCTTGACGGTGGCGACGATGACGTCACCGATGCCCGCGTAGCGGCGACCGGAGCCACCGAGCACACGGATGCAAAGGATCTCCTTCGCACCAGTGTTGTCGGCGACACGCAGTCGCGACTCCTGCTGGATCACGTCTATCTCCTGTTTGTCTGCCGGTTCCCGGCAGGGGCCGTCTCATGACGAGGCGTGCCCCTGCCGAGCCTGGCGGAACTGACCTGCGGGTTTGCCCGCAGGAAATTACTTGGCCTTCTCGAGGATCTCGACGATGCGCCAGCGCTTGGTCGCCGACAGCGGACGCGTCTCCATCAGGAGGACGCGGTCGCCGACGCCGGCAGCGTTCTGCTCGTCGTGCGCCTTGAGCTTGTTCGTACGGCGGATGACCTTGCCGTACAGCGCGTGCTTGACGCGGTCCTCGACGGCGACGACGACGGTCTTGTCCATCTTGTCGCTGACGACGAGACCCTCACGGGTCTTGCGGAAGCCGCGGGCCTCTGCAGTCTGCTCAGTCACGTTGCTCTCACTCATCAGGCGCTCTCCACCGTCTCGATGCCCAGCTCGCGCTCACGCATCAGGGTGTAGATCCGCGCGATGTCCTTACGGACGGCCTTGAGCCGACCGTGGTTCTCGAGCTGACCCGTCGCCGCCTGGAAGCGGAGGTTGAACAGCTCTTCCTTGGCTTCGCGAAGCTTCGCCAGAAGCTCCTCGTCACCCAGCTCGCGCAGCTCGGACGCCTTGGTACCGGCCGACATCACGCTTCACCTGCCTCGCGCTTGACGATCCGGCACTTCATCGGCAGCTTGTGGGCTGCGCGAGTCAGGGCCTCACGGGCGATCTTCTCGTTGGGGTAGGACAGCTCGAACATGACCCGTCCCGGGTGCACGTTCGCGATCCACCACTCCGGCGAACCCTTACCGGAACCCATGCGGGTCTCGGCAGGCTTCTTCGTGAGGGGGCGGTCCGGGTAAATGTTGATCCAGACCTTGCCGCCACGCTTGATGTGGCGGGTCATGGCGATACGGGCCGCCTCGATCTGGCGGTTGGTCACGTACGCCGGCGTGAGGGCCTGGATGCCGTACTCGCCGAACGCAACCGTCGTACCGCCCTTGGCCTGACCACGGCGCTTCGGGTGGTGCTGCTTGCGGTGCTTGACCCTACGGGGGATCAGCATTTCGGTCAGGCCTCCGTTCCGGTGCTCTCAGCCGGAGCGGCGGGGGCCTCGGCCTTGGGGGCCTCGGCGCCGGCAGCCTGCTGCGGCTTACGACCGCGCCGCTCGCCACCGCGGCCACCACGGGCCGGGCGGTCGGAGCCGCCACCGCGAGCCGGGCGGTTACCCGCACGGGCGGCAGCGTTCTCGGCGCGGACCTCGGCGATGTTCTTGACATCGCCCTTGTAGATCCAGACCTTCACACCGATGCGGCCGAAGGTCGTCTTGGCCTCGAAGAAGCCGTAGTCCACGTTCGCGCGGAGCGTGTGCAGGGGCACACGGCCCTCGCGGTAGAACTCCGAGCGGGACATCTCGGCGCCACCGAGGCGGCCACCGCACTGGATCTTGATGCCCTTGGCGCCGGCCTTCATCGTGCCCTGCATGCTCTTACGCATGGCGCGACGGAAGGAGACGCGGGAGGAGAGCTGCTCGGCAACGGCCTGAGCAACCAGCTGAGCGTCCGTCTCGGGGCTCTTGACCTCGAGGATGTTCAGCTGGACCTGCTTGCCCGTGAGCTTCTCGAGGTCACCGCGGATGCGGTCGGCCTCGGCGCCACGGCGGCCGATGACGATGCCCGGACGAGCGGTGTGGATGTCCACACGCACACGGTCACGGGTGCGCTCGATCTCAACCTTCGAGATACCGGCGCGCTCCATGCCGGACGTCATCATCCGACGGATGGCGACGTCTTCCTTGACGTAGTCCTTGTACAGCTTGTCGGCGTACCACCGGGACTTGAAGTCCGTGGTGACACCGAGCCGGAACCCGTGCGGGTTTACCTTCTGGCCCATTACCGGGTTCCTTCCTTGCTGCTGACGACCACGGTGATGTGGCTGGTCCGCTTGCGGATCCGGTAGGCACGGCCCTGGGCACGCGGACGGAACCGCTTCAGGGTCGGGCCCTCGTCGACGTACGCCTCGCTGATGACCAGCGAGGAGGCGTCCGGGTGGTCGTAGTTGTGCGCGGCGTTGGCAATGGCGCTGTCGAGCACCTTGCCGACCGGCACGGAGGCTGCCTGCGGAGCGAATCGCAGAACAGCCTGAGCCTCCGTGGCATCCATGCCACGGATAAGGTCCACCACGCGGCGGGCCTTCATGGGCGTAACGCGGATGTACCGCGCCTGGGCCCTGGCTTCCATGGTTGTCCCTCTCAGTTACTTACGTGTCTGAATGCGATCCGCTACTAGCGGCGCTTCGA comes from the Streptomyces sp. NBC_00443 genome and includes:
- a CDS encoding type Z 30S ribosomal protein S14: MAKKALIAKAARKPKFGVRGYTRCQRCGRPHSVYRKFGLCRVCLREMAHRGELPGVTKSSW
- the rplE gene encoding 50S ribosomal protein L5 — translated: MATTTTPRLKTKYREEIAGKLRDEFKYENVMQIPGLVKIVVNMGVGDAARDSKLIEGAIRDLTTITGQKPAVTKARKSIAQFKLREGQPIGAHVTLRGDRMWEFLDRTLSLALPRIRDFRGLSPKQFDGRGNYTFGLTEQVMFHEIDQDKIDRTRGMDITVVTTATNDAEGRALLRHLGFPFKEA
- the rplX gene encoding 50S ribosomal protein L24, encoding MKIKKGDLVQVITGKDKGKQGKVIAAYPRDERVLVEGVNRVKKHTKAGPTAKGSQAGGIVTTEAPIHVSNVQLVVEKDGNKVVTRVGYRFDDEGNKVRVAKRTGEDI
- the rplN gene encoding 50S ribosomal protein L14 — encoded protein: MIQQESRLRVADNTGAKEILCIRVLGGSGRRYAGIGDVIVATVKDAIPGGNVKKGDVVKAVIVRTVKERRRPDGSYIRFDENAAVILKNDGDPRGTRIFGPVGRELREKKFMKIISLAPEVL
- the rpsQ gene encoding 30S ribosomal protein S17 produces the protein MSESNVTEQTAEARGFRKTREGLVVSDKMDKTVVVAVEDRVKHALYGKVIRRTNKLKAHDEQNAAGVGDRVLLMETRPLSATKRWRIVEILEKAK
- the rpmC gene encoding 50S ribosomal protein L29 gives rise to the protein MSAGTKASELRELGDEELLAKLREAKEELFNLRFQAATGQLENHGRLKAVRKDIARIYTLMRERELGIETVESA
- the rplP gene encoding 50S ribosomal protein L16; the protein is MLIPRRVKHRKQHHPKRRGQAKGGTTVAFGEYGIQALTPAYVTNRQIEAARIAMTRHIKRGGKVWINIYPDRPLTKKPAETRMGSGKGSPEWWIANVHPGRVMFELSYPNEKIAREALTRAAHKLPMKCRIVKREAGEA
- the rpsC gene encoding 30S ribosomal protein S3 → MGQKVNPHGFRLGVTTDFKSRWYADKLYKDYVKEDVAIRRMMTSGMERAGISKVEIERTRDRVRVDIHTARPGIVIGRRGAEADRIRGDLEKLTGKQVQLNILEVKSPETDAQLVAQAVAEQLSSRVSFRRAMRKSMQGTMKAGAKGIKIQCGGRLGGAEMSRSEFYREGRVPLHTLRANVDYGFFEAKTTFGRIGVKVWIYKGDVKNIAEVRAENAAARAGNRPARGGGSDRPARGGRGGERRGRKPQQAAGAEAPKAEAPAAPAESTGTEA
- the rplV gene encoding 50S ribosomal protein L22, which codes for MEARAQARYIRVTPMKARRVVDLIRGMDATEAQAVLRFAPQAASVPVGKVLDSAIANAAHNYDHPDASSLVISEAYVDEGPTLKRFRPRAQGRAYRIRKRTSHITVVVSSKEGTR